In Lotus japonicus ecotype B-129 chromosome 5, LjGifu_v1.2, one genomic interval encodes:
- the LOC130720477 gene encoding uncharacterized protein LOC130720477, with protein MEFTESYKQTGPCCFSPNARFIAVAVDYRLVIRETLSFKVVQLFSCLDKISYIEWALDSEYILCGLYKRPMIQAWSLAQPEWTCKIDEGPAGIAYARWSPDSRHILTTSDFQLRLTVWSLVNTACVHVQLPKHASKGVSFTRDGKFAAICTRRDCKDYINLVSCHTWEIMGLFAVDTLDLADIEWSPDDSAIVIWDSPLEYKVLIYSPDGRCLFKYQAYECGLGVKSVSWSPCGQFLAVGSYDQMLRVLNHLTWKTFAEFMHLSTVRGPGYAAVFKEVDEPLQLDMSELCLSDDFPQGNDDSPEEPFRVRYEVTEIPINLPFQKPPAEKPNPKQGIGILSWSSDSQYICTRNDSMPTVLWIWDVRHLEVAAILVQKDPIRAAAWDPTSARLVLCTGSTHLYMWTPSGAYCVHVPLPQFNITDLKWNSDGSCLLLKDKESFCCAAVPLLPESSEYSSDE; from the exons ATGGAGTTCACTGAATCTTACAAGCAAACGGGTCCCTGTTGTTTCTCTCCCAATGCTCGCTTCATTGCCGTCGCCGTCGATTACCGCCTCGTCATTCGGGAAACCCTCTCCTTCAAg GTTGTACAGTTGTTTTCATGCTTGGACAAGATTAGCTATATTGAATGGGCACTTGATTCTGAATACATTCTTTGTGGTCTTTATAAACGGCCAATGATACAAGCTTGGTCACTGGCCCAGCCTGAATGGACATGCAAGATAGATGAAGGTCCGGCTGGTATTGCCTATGCTAGATGGAGTCCAGATAGCCGCCACATTCTCACCACATCCGATTTCCAGTTGCGTTTAACAGTTTGGTCGTTGGTGAACACAGCTTGTGTGCATGTGCAGTTGCCAAAGCATGCTTCCAAGGGAGTTTCTTTCACACGTGATGGAAAATTTGCAGCAATTTGCACTAGGCGGGATTGTAAGGACTATATAAATCTGGTATCTTGTCATACATGGGAAATCATGGGCCTTTTTGCAGTTGATACTCTAGACTTGGCTGATATTGAATGGTCACCTGACGATAGTGCTATAGTGATATGGGATTCACCACTTGAATACAAG GTTCTAATCTATTCTCCAGATGGAAGGTGCCTTTTCAAGTATCAAGCATACGAATGTGGATTGGGAGTTAAAAGTGTATCGTGGTCTCCTTGTGGTCAGTTTCTGGCAGTGGGTAGTTATGACCAGATGCTGCGGGTCCTGAATCACCTAACTTGGAAGACATTTGCAGAGTTTATGCACCTATCTACTGTTCGTGGCCCTGGTTATGCTGCTGTTTTCAAA GAAGTAGATGAGCCACTTCAACTTGATATGTCAGAACTATGTTTGAGCGATGATTTTCCCCAGGGAAATGATG ATTCTCCGGAGGAACCCTTTAGAGTCAGGTATGAGGTAACTGAAATCCCTATCAATTTACCGTTCCAGAAGCCTCCTGCTGAGAAACCTAACCCCAAACAAGGAATTG GTATTCTGTCATGGAGCAGTGATAGCCAATATATATGCACTCGAAATGATAGCATGCCTACAGTGCTTTGGATATGGGATGTTCGACATCTTGAGGTTGCTGCAATCTTAGTGCAGAAGGACCCTATCAGAGCAGCAGCATGGGATCCAACATCTGCTCGCCTTGTTCTTTGCACCGGGAGCACCCACTTGTATATGTGGACCCCTTCTGGCGCCTATTGTGTTCATGTTCCTCTGCCGCAATTTAATATAACAGACCTGAAATGGAATTCTGATGGCAGTTGTCTACTCCTTAAGGACAAGGAGTCATTCTGTTGTGCTGCTGTGCCCTTATTGCCAGAATCAAGTGAATACAGCTCAGATGAGTGA